The proteins below are encoded in one region of Paenibacillus albus:
- a CDS encoding YjhG/YagF family D-xylonate dehydratase encodes MSEAIRFIMGAEDPSHYDIFTHAAGPEGKLPLTSDMLMNLPSGDLFGMSQNVGMGWKPERLLGKQVLILSTQGGLRSEDGTPIALGYHTGHWEVGILVKEAALEVSALGGVPFAAYVSDPCDGRSQGTTGMFDSLPYRNDAAMVYRRLIRSLPTRSGVIGVGTCDKGLPAMMIALAAMHDLPAIVVPGGVTLPPTVGEDAAKIQTIGARYSHGQITLEEAADLGCRVCATPGGGCQFLGTAASAQVVAEALGMSLPHSALAPSGQQIWRDIASQSARAIQHMNENGITMRHILTDAAVENAMAVHAAFGGSTNLLLHIPAVAHAAACRIPDVADWTRVNKAVPRLVSVLPNGPEYHPTIRVFMAGGVPEVMLHLRKLGLLNLNVKTVTGDTLDHVLDWWEDSERRHIVRKRLQEVDGVDPDEVIMSPKRASARGLTSTVTFPIGNLAPEGSVIKSTAIDSTVVGEDGVYRHLGQAKVFTSEKEAVKAIKLSQVQAGDIVVLTGRGPSGTGMEETYQLTSALKHLPFGKHVTLLTDARFSGVSTGACIGHISPEGLVGGPIGKLQNGDWIEVCIDINKLEGSINFVGQGEERISPEAGAAILAARPSHPGLAADPGLPDDTRLWAALQAASGGTWRGSIYDVDRIVETLQAGMEALAKSKQDTGG; translated from the coding sequence ATGTCTGAAGCTATACGTTTCATCATGGGAGCAGAAGATCCGAGCCACTACGACATCTTCACTCACGCAGCCGGTCCGGAGGGCAAGCTTCCGTTAACATCCGATATGCTGATGAATCTCCCAAGCGGGGATCTATTCGGAATGAGTCAAAATGTCGGTATGGGATGGAAGCCCGAACGGCTTCTCGGCAAGCAGGTACTTATACTTAGCACTCAAGGCGGTCTCCGCAGCGAAGATGGAACACCAATCGCGCTCGGTTACCATACCGGACACTGGGAAGTTGGTATTCTCGTCAAAGAGGCCGCGCTGGAAGTAAGCGCGCTTGGCGGAGTTCCCTTCGCCGCGTATGTCAGTGATCCTTGCGACGGTCGTTCACAAGGGACGACGGGGATGTTCGATTCGCTGCCTTACCGCAATGATGCGGCAATGGTGTATCGGCGCCTAATCCGCTCGCTTCCGACAAGAAGCGGCGTCATTGGGGTGGGCACCTGCGACAAAGGGCTTCCCGCCATGATGATCGCGCTTGCGGCGATGCATGATCTTCCTGCGATTGTCGTGCCAGGAGGCGTAACGCTTCCACCGACAGTCGGTGAAGACGCGGCAAAGATCCAAACCATAGGTGCACGCTACTCACATGGGCAGATCACGCTGGAGGAAGCAGCGGATCTCGGCTGCCGCGTATGCGCTACGCCGGGAGGCGGCTGCCAGTTTCTTGGCACCGCCGCTTCCGCGCAAGTCGTTGCCGAGGCGCTTGGCATGTCACTGCCGCATTCGGCGCTTGCCCCTTCGGGCCAGCAGATCTGGCGCGATATTGCCAGCCAATCTGCCAGGGCGATTCAACATATGAACGAAAACGGCATCACGATGCGGCATATCTTAACGGATGCTGCCGTCGAGAATGCCATGGCGGTTCATGCTGCATTCGGCGGTTCCACGAATTTGCTGCTTCATATCCCGGCGGTTGCGCACGCGGCAGCTTGCCGGATACCGGATGTTGCGGATTGGACACGTGTAAACAAGGCGGTTCCGCGGCTGGTAAGTGTACTTCCGAACGGACCGGAATATCATCCGACCATCCGCGTGTTTATGGCGGGAGGCGTTCCCGAGGTTATGCTGCATCTGCGCAAGCTCGGCCTGCTCAACCTGAACGTGAAGACAGTCACTGGCGATACACTGGATCATGTCCTTGATTGGTGGGAAGATTCGGAGCGCCGCCATATCGTTCGCAAACGTCTGCAAGAAGTCGATGGCGTTGATCCAGATGAGGTCATAATGAGTCCGAAGCGTGCTTCGGCCAGAGGATTGACCTCGACGGTTACTTTTCCAATTGGCAACCTAGCCCCGGAAGGCTCGGTTATCAAGTCAACAGCAATTGATTCAACCGTTGTCGGAGAAGACGGTGTCTACCGGCATCTCGGGCAGGCAAAAGTATTCACATCCGAGAAAGAAGCCGTAAAAGCGATTAAGCTCAGCCAAGTGCAGGCTGGCGATATTGTCGTGTTGACGGGCAGAGGACCATCAGGAACGGGTATGGAAGAAACGTACCAACTGACCTCGGCGCTGAAGCATCTTCCATTCGGCAAGCATGTGACCCTGCTGACAGATGCAAGGTTCTCCGGCGTTTCTACCGGAGCTTGCATTGGCCATATTAGTCCTGAGGGGCTGGTTGGCGGTCCAATCGGGAAGCTGCAGAATGGGGATTGGATTGAAGTCTGCATTGATATTAATAAGCTGGAAGGCAGCATTAACTTCGTAGGTCAAGGCGAGGAGCGCATCAGCCCTGAGGCTGGTGCTGCGATATTGGCAGCTCGTCCTTCGCATCCGGGCCTTGCGGCTGATCCAGGATTGCCAGATGATACGCGGCTGTGGGCTGCACTACAAGCAGCTAGCGGAGGCACGTGGAGAGGCAGTATCTACGATGTCGATCGTATCGTCGAAACGCTGCAAGCAGGTATGGAAGCATTAGCGAAATCCAAGCAGGATACGGGAGGCTAA
- a CDS encoding SDR family NAD(P)-dependent oxidoreductase, whose amino-acid sequence MGNHRLEGKVIVVTGATRGIGKGIARMCAAEGAKVIISGRNELEGNQVVTSIAQDFGAEARFVKKDISSEAGCRELIEETIAHFGRIDGLVNNAGIFPRSTILETTEEFFDSIFDVNVKGAFFCSKYAIAEMQKTGGGSIVQIGSTNGYKGSPDLVAYACSKGALRTLNRNIGVHYAGHGIRSNWVTVGWVASEGELELYGKLGYNEEQLQEWAATRIPTGRMQTSDDMAYGVIYLLSDESTQVTGTELSIAGGMGI is encoded by the coding sequence ATGGGTAATCATCGGCTTGAAGGCAAAGTAATCGTAGTCACCGGCGCGACGCGAGGAATTGGTAAAGGCATTGCCCGCATGTGCGCGGCTGAAGGCGCGAAGGTGATCATTAGCGGCAGGAACGAGCTGGAAGGGAATCAAGTCGTCACGTCGATTGCCCAGGATTTCGGAGCGGAAGCGCGGTTCGTTAAGAAGGACATTAGCAGCGAGGCCGGCTGCCGCGAATTAATCGAGGAGACAATTGCGCATTTCGGACGTATAGATGGTCTTGTGAACAACGCAGGCATTTTCCCGAGAAGCACAATACTGGAAACGACGGAGGAATTCTTCGATTCCATCTTCGACGTCAACGTGAAAGGGGCATTCTTCTGTTCGAAGTATGCGATTGCGGAGATGCAGAAGACAGGCGGCGGCTCCATCGTTCAGATTGGGTCTACCAATGGTTATAAAGGCTCCCCGGATCTCGTGGCATACGCTTGCTCGAAAGGCGCGCTGCGGACGCTTAACCGTAATATCGGAGTTCATTATGCCGGGCATGGCATTCGTTCGAACTGGGTAACAGTTGGCTGGGTGGCGTCCGAAGGTGAGCTGGAGCTGTATGGCAAACTAGGCTACAACGAGGAGCAGCTGCAGGAATGGGCGGCAACCCGCATCCCGACCGGTCGTATGCAGACATCGGATGATATGGCCTATGGCGTCATCTACCTGCTGTCGGATGAATCTACTCAGGTAACGGGAACGGAGCTCTCTATTGCCGGAGGAATGGGCATCTAA
- a CDS encoding phosphotransferase: MHKHPYFDLLLHDDDELEAVLGASIIERSTLHQWPLSCVQRIRMSDASTVIYKVQGEFSVEAPFYRAARSSLLVGAKAIATAQSDLPPALLLEDIDAPCLSELAIEQDEALRLVEAITDQISQIEIEGDSPFLMNSGDLTNWERYSSALIGDLETLIERGIFQETNRDVLARISTVCNHSSVMDAIQSKSGLVHGDLNRGNIMMHPGGIKIIDWQKAFYGPVELNRANLLEELGIDPRPYVSAGMIDLLGILKISWFTSCALRWFPAGAEGYDREIPKLQLQLTEY; this comes from the coding sequence TTGCACAAACATCCGTATTTCGATCTGCTTTTGCACGATGATGATGAACTTGAAGCCGTCCTAGGAGCTTCTATTATTGAGCGATCAACGCTCCACCAATGGCCGCTCTCCTGTGTGCAGCGTATTCGCATGAGTGATGCATCGACCGTTATTTATAAAGTACAAGGCGAGTTCTCGGTGGAAGCTCCATTCTATCGTGCAGCACGTTCTTCACTGTTAGTTGGCGCGAAAGCAATAGCCACGGCACAGAGTGACCTCCCGCCAGCCTTGCTCTTAGAAGATATTGATGCTCCTTGCTTATCCGAGCTTGCTATAGAACAGGATGAAGCATTACGTCTCGTCGAGGCCATAACCGATCAAATTTCTCAAATTGAAATCGAAGGCGATTCGCCTTTTCTAATGAACAGTGGGGACCTCACGAACTGGGAACGTTACAGCAGCGCGCTTATCGGGGACCTGGAAACGTTAATTGAGCGTGGAATCTTCCAAGAGACCAATCGCGATGTACTGGCTCGTATCTCAACGGTGTGTAATCATTCCTCGGTTATGGACGCGATTCAATCGAAGAGCGGATTGGTTCATGGGGACTTGAACCGCGGGAATATCATGATGCATCCGGGTGGAATCAAGATTATCGATTGGCAGAAGGCATTCTATGGGCCTGTCGAGCTTAATCGAGCTAATTTGCTAGAAGAATTAGGTATCGACCCCCGACCATATGTGAGCGCTGGTATGATAGACTTATTAGGTATTCTGAAAATATCCTGGTTCACTAGTTGTGCATTACGCTGGTTTCCAGCGGGTGCAGAAGGATATGATCGAGAAATTCCTAAGCTTCAATTACAGTTAACGGAGTACTGA
- a CDS encoding MBL fold metallo-hydrolase codes for MEKSNVKTGEALIQEINETRVPYGMLAIWFLGQVSVVIKGGDTIVYVDPYLADSSYRRFQPPFRPEEAFNADCVLITHDHIDHMDPDTIPGMASKNSDTVFVAPGYCLNSLAEFGVQPQRRDHAKTGEWQEVKGLRYMPIPAAHEELEYDQELDHRFVGYIIQLNGVTFYHAGDTTIYPGLIETVRAENVDCALLPINGRDPFRLARDIVGNMNFREAAEFAVAAGIDTVIPAHYDMFEGNSENPGYFVDYLYKNYPTQKSHVMARFERYVYVSGQALK; via the coding sequence ATGGAAAAGTCTAACGTTAAGACAGGCGAAGCATTAATTCAAGAGATCAACGAAACCCGCGTCCCGTATGGCATGCTCGCGATTTGGTTTCTCGGTCAGGTAAGCGTCGTCATTAAAGGAGGAGATACGATTGTTTATGTAGATCCTTATTTGGCTGATTCCTCATATCGCAGATTTCAGCCGCCGTTTCGGCCGGAAGAAGCATTCAACGCCGATTGCGTATTGATTACACATGACCATATCGATCATATGGACCCGGATACCATTCCTGGAATGGCAAGCAAAAACTCCGATACGGTGTTCGTTGCACCTGGATATTGCTTGAACTCTCTTGCAGAATTTGGCGTACAGCCGCAGAGACGCGATCATGCGAAGACAGGCGAGTGGCAGGAGGTAAAAGGGCTTCGTTACATGCCGATCCCAGCAGCTCACGAGGAGCTTGAGTACGACCAGGAGCTTGATCATCGCTTCGTTGGCTACATTATTCAGCTGAACGGAGTGACGTTCTATCACGCTGGCGATACAACGATTTATCCTGGACTTATCGAGACGGTGAGAGCAGAGAACGTCGACTGCGCACTACTGCCGATTAACGGACGAGATCCTTTCCGCTTGGCGCGCGATATTGTCGGCAACATGAACTTCCGCGAGGCTGCCGAATTTGCAGTTGCAGCGGGCATCGACACGGTCATTCCGGCACATTACGACATGTTCGAAGGGAACTCGGAGAATCCGGGCTATTTCGTCGATTATTTGTACAAGAATTACCCTACGCAGAAGAGTCATGTTATGGCACGATTCGAGAGATACGTATACGTATCGGGCCAGGCGCTGAAATAA
- a CDS encoding phosphotransferase, with protein sequence MHKHPFFDLWLHDDDELARLLSSSVEERVKLHEWPLSSVERVRTTNGNSCIYKVQAQPTIEASFYAQARSKLLVSVRTIEAERGMTVMIMEDVDAPRLNDVALEQTEILDIAEQLLKLIGEIEGDLPIFLDISKDEAWTAYTDMVFEDMRFLIEEGSFKKVDLELVNMLSDWSKSEAVMEVLHSQTGYVHGDLKADNVLVTQSGYLVLDWQRPIRGPVLLDTATLLISLGTDPTKHVPIAIVQLYHFLHLAWFATAARRWVPGGKAWFDGIIKNMGAEIARLQHQ encoded by the coding sequence ATGCATAAGCATCCATTCTTCGACCTATGGCTGCATGACGATGACGAATTAGCCAGATTGCTAAGCAGCTCTGTAGAGGAACGAGTCAAGCTTCACGAATGGCCGCTCTCTAGTGTTGAACGCGTGCGAACCACGAATGGCAACAGCTGCATCTATAAGGTTCAAGCTCAGCCGACAATTGAAGCAAGCTTCTACGCTCAAGCTCGATCGAAGCTCTTGGTGTCCGTGCGTACAATCGAGGCGGAACGCGGCATGACGGTAATGATCATGGAGGATGTAGATGCACCTCGGTTGAACGACGTGGCTCTGGAGCAGACAGAAATCCTTGATATTGCGGAGCAGCTGCTCAAACTAATCGGGGAAATAGAGGGCGATCTGCCGATTTTTCTTGATATAAGTAAAGATGAAGCTTGGACTGCTTATACCGACATGGTCTTCGAGGACATGCGATTCTTAATTGAAGAAGGAAGTTTCAAGAAGGTTGATCTCGAGCTGGTAAACATGCTCTCGGATTGGAGTAAATCCGAAGCGGTTATGGAAGTGCTCCACTCGCAGACAGGGTACGTGCATGGTGACCTTAAAGCTGACAATGTCTTGGTTACACAGAGCGGTTACCTCGTCCTCGACTGGCAGCGTCCGATTCGCGGTCCTGTATTACTGGATACTGCCACACTGCTTATTTCATTAGGAACCGATCCAACGAAGCACGTTCCTATAGCGATTGTTCAGCTCTATCATTTCCTTCATCTTGCTTGGTTCGCAACAGCGGCCAGGAGATGGGTTCCTGGAGGTAAAGCGTGGTTCGACGGCATCATTAAGAACATGGGTGCAGAAATCGCGCGTTTGCAGCACCAATAA
- a CDS encoding aminoglycoside phosphotransferase family protein, with product MGTLFHKEIFDWHSWSDHLRSVEEFRPIIGAIFERESLARGDELGLFTPATNAVFRAGSYVIKIFAPEEAGIASNVGYELEVRSTRRAHELGIRTPRIVAASYLQDKYLFPYIISEFIEGEVAGQAFKKYDLTKRMQFIEDLKSNMSRYNIKPDHAVDSAGIRIQALTNHRWQEFPPSVRSQVMSFIDELDLSNLVRVHGDINAKNVIVDRNDQLYMIDFAESSYAPYWYEYPPILFDLFDHDRAAILAFVGDAGHPDGAEMLFGALLLHDFGADYIREIYLRSTGKTVQEMSDIYELRDILEELLKG from the coding sequence ATGGGAACTCTCTTTCACAAGGAAATCTTCGATTGGCATTCCTGGTCAGATCACTTGCGGTCCGTCGAGGAATTCAGACCGATAATTGGCGCCATATTCGAGAGGGAAAGTCTTGCCCGCGGTGATGAGCTTGGACTGTTCACCCCTGCGACCAACGCTGTGTTTAGGGCTGGCAGCTATGTCATCAAGATCTTCGCACCTGAAGAGGCGGGTATTGCGTCTAACGTTGGCTACGAATTAGAGGTACGGTCCACGCGGCGTGCGCATGAGCTTGGCATTCGCACGCCCCGGATTGTTGCTGCTTCCTACTTGCAGGACAAGTACCTATTTCCATATATCATCTCGGAGTTCATTGAAGGCGAAGTTGCGGGACAAGCATTCAAGAAATACGATCTCACGAAACGGATGCAGTTTATCGAAGACCTTAAATCCAATATGTCTCGCTATAACATCAAACCTGATCATGCGGTTGATTCAGCTGGCATACGCATTCAGGCATTAACGAATCATAGATGGCAGGAGTTTCCGCCGTCTGTGAGGAGTCAAGTGATGTCGTTCATCGACGAACTCGACCTATCCAATTTGGTTCGCGTACATGGAGATATCAACGCCAAAAATGTCATCGTTGATCGAAATGACCAGCTTTACATGATTGATTTTGCAGAGAGCTCCTATGCGCCATATTGGTATGAGTATCCTCCAATATTGTTTGATCTCTTCGATCATGATCGCGCAGCGATTCTAGCTTTTGTCGGGGATGCGGGTCATCCGGATGGGGCTGAGATGCTGTTTGGCGCATTGCTTCTGCATGACTTTGGCGCGGATTACATAAGGGAAATCTACCTGAGGAGTACGGGGAAGACGGTTCAAGAGATGAGCGATATCTACGAGCTCAGGGACATATTGGAAGAGTTATTAAAAGGGTAA
- a CDS encoding VOC family protein: MKITGVIPQLRTMNLDSTIQFYTTKLGLELAFRYEDFYAGIRAGDQLFHLKLADEQDPSIPFTQDGDHFHLYLQTEDAAGLAEELKARGVTLTRDVCETEWNTKEFIVLDDQGHTIYFGEAL; encoded by the coding sequence ATGAAGATAACAGGTGTTATTCCGCAGCTTCGAACGATGAATCTTGACAGTACGATTCAATTCTATACAACGAAGTTAGGCCTTGAGCTCGCATTTCGCTACGAGGATTTCTATGCCGGTATTCGTGCAGGGGACCAGCTGTTCCATCTTAAACTCGCTGACGAACAAGACCCCTCCATTCCCTTCACACAAGACGGCGATCATTTTCATCTCTATCTGCAAACAGAAGATGCCGCAGGCTTAGCCGAGGAACTGAAGGCTCGCGGAGTTACGCTTACGAGAGATGTATGCGAGACCGAATGGAATACGAAGGAATTTATCGTTCTCGATGACCAGGGCCATACCATCTATTTCGGCGAAGCGCTTTAG